One Benincasa hispida cultivar B227 chromosome 5, ASM972705v1, whole genome shotgun sequence genomic window carries:
- the LOC120077338 gene encoding uncharacterized protein LOC120077338, which yields MTYKALYELKQASKAWYECLSQFLVKNVYRRGGVDKTLFVKKYQENFVIVQIYVDNIFFWWDVIGGCQALRYTNVGRIRDEHGRRIVIFSGVSNLQLNEGIFISKSKYAKKVKKFGLENANVKRTHAHVKTSKDSGGTHIDESLYKISTRQGTHTSNSKMVRNKEKAKQKVCVEEDVSLTTLNKYGIHMHGLLVEKKEVGIPPPLEKRSEEDVNTPLVTNPMTDQENLNDDSVYDPLFAENGEKLKDAVTSNVDPQMSDQNPENLEHSLGSVHVSDEGSDVNVSLTDLKMKESEDVFACVIESHVEALHETSEIILK from the exons ATGACTTACAAGGCCTTATATGAGCTCAAACAAGCATCCAAAGCCTGGTATGAATGTTTGTCCCAGTTCCTTGTCAAAAATGTGTATAGACGAGGAGGAGTTGACAAAActctttttgttaaaaaatatcAAGAGAATTTTGTGATTGTCCAAATCTATgttgacaacatttttttttggtGGGATGTCATAGGAGGGTGTCAAGCTCTTCGTTATACAAATGTAGGAAGAATTCGAGATGAGCATGGTAGGAGAATTGTCATATTTTCTGGGGTTTCAAATTTACAATTGAATGAGGGAATCTTTATCTCTAAAAGTAAATATGCCAAGAAAgtgaagaaatttgggcttGAAAATGCCAATGTTAAAAGAACTCATGCTCATGTGAAGACATCAAAAGACTCAGGTGGAACTCATATTGATGAGAGTCTATACAAAA TTAGCACTAGACAAGGAACCCACACTTCCAATAGCAAGATGGTTAGGAACAAAGAAAAGGCCAAACAAAAAGTGTGTGTCGAAGAGGACGTTTCTCTGACTACACTAAACAAATATGGCATTCACATGCATGGACTCCTTGTTGAGAAGAAAGAAGTTGGAATTCCTCCACCTTTGGAAAAAAGAAG TGAGGAAGATGTTAATACTCCCCTCGTGACAAATCCCATGACTGATCAAGAAAATTTAAATGATGATTCCGTTTATGACCCTTTGTTTGCTGAAAATGGTGAGAAATTGAAGGATGCAGTCACTTCTAATGTTGACCCTCAAATGTCTGATCAAAATCCAGAAAATCTTGAACATTCTCTTGGCTCTGTCCATGTTTCTGATGAGGGCTCTGATGTTAATGTTTCCCTCACTGATCTCAAAATGAAGGAAAGTGAGGATGTTTTTGCATGTGTTATTGAATCTCATGTTGAGGCTTTGCATGAGACATCTGAAATCATTCTAAAATAA